The region TTGGCCAATCACTGCAAGTGGGCTGTGGTTACACTTGGTCCTAGAGGGTGTATAGCAAAACATGGCAAAGAGGTCAGTGATCTCTATCAAGTGTTTGATACTTTCCATGCCATGTCACAGAACATTGAAAAGTTTGTTCACCATAGCTTAACTTATTAATTAGCATAATTAAACTGAAAACTGTCTTTATTTTCTTGGGATTTTTTGGCAGATTGTTAGAGTCGCTGCCACTGGAGAAGCACCTGCTGTAGATGCCACGGGAGCCGGTGATCTCTTTGCTAGCGGTTTTCTATATGGATTGGTGAAAGACCTTCCATTGGAAGACTGTTGCAAGTTAGGCTCTTGTAGCGGAGGTTCTGTTGTCCGCTCTCTTGGCGGTGAAGTGAGGCCGGAGAATTGGCAGTGGATGCGCGAACAAATGCAGAACAAAGGCCTTTCACTTCCCAATTTTTCCGAATGACATTTCTTACTCCACCAGTATCTATTTAGTTACCAGTAATTCTGTCTGCAGTGGTGGCATAATGATGCATGTTAGAGAACAGTTCAAAAGGAATACCACTAGGAAATACCAAATGTTGTCAAAATGGATTGCTATCAATTCTTTCATTTGAACTTTGTAATTCTGCATCAATTATTGATTATCACGGATGGAAAATATTCTGCATTTCTGATTGAGTTTATGTAACTTCggatcttgatttattttgcataTTCTTACAGAtttttgtttggtatttaaaaaaatatatatatatatatatatatatatatataatgctgaactatttttttatttttttcacgaCTCATGTGTGTATGGtgaagatataaaaattaaggttatatttttaaaagatttttatgTTGACTGGTGTAAAACTTAtaatgttgatatatatatatatgtacttttTTATCACTTTCACATTAAGAAGatagtaatttttgttttttacctCTCACAACATGCGTACTAGCATATTTTTTTCACTTAGTTTTACATTAaataagctcaagaaaaaaaactgttttatttctaaatatttcttccaatttcataaaataaaaatcaatatttccTACAGTGAAGTCACAAAATTTCTGTAAATATTcaagcaaatcactatagttcAGAATCGAACGGTCCTGATTAATCCAAATCTCCCATGTTTTCAGAGATCTGACGGTTGTTAATGCAACATTTGTTCTCTATTTCCAAGAATGGTGGAGATAAAAaactaaacatatttatttatttcttgtttcttttctccAAGTTTCTGTCTCTTTATATAAActtccactatttttttttggctttcgAGAAAAGGATGCGAGAAATGGAAAGGACCCGCTATGGTTTCCCTCCTCGCCGTCTCCAATTGAGGTATTTCTCTCCAATCTTAAAAGTTCCCTGTTTGGATGATTAGCACCATTAGGGTTTCTATTTCACACGTTCCGATGTTCAATTTCGTGTAGAATCGTATCCTTTTTGGTTTTGGAAATTGAAATCTGGGGTTCTTGCATGTCAATTCGATGTTTTCCTTGAAAAATTCGCATTAAGCTGTGAAATCATGCATCTATTTGTTCAATCTGGCTGAAGGACCTTCGCCCGTTTGATTTCGCTCGTTTGGGTGGACTATTGAttgatctagggttttgaaatcacccaatttgaagaaaagatgcttttttttttttggcttatttgtgtgtgtgtgtgcgtatTGTAGGTCTGGATGATCCGTGATTTGGATGCGGAGGAGCTTCTTTGAGCTAGGATCTTCAGGAAGTCGAGGCTGCCAGCCATGCCGACCTTCACAGCTATCACGCTGGACAGGCTTTTGGAGCCCGGGTCTCGGAACACCGCCCCAAAGCCTCCGCCGGCGCCAGTGAAGGTCGTGAGGCCTGTTCCAAGCTCTTCTGAGAAGAAGAGCATTTCCCGACCTGTGGTTTCACCCGCTCTGTATGCAACACCTGAAGCGACCCCTTTACCAGACTCTCCATCCTTCTTCTCTCCATCTCCGTATATCATCAATCACAAGCGTCGTGGCCCTCGTCTGATTAAAAGCCATTCACGCAATACTGTTATTGGATGTCAACCGCAGCTTGATGGTGAGAAGGTTGAAGTTGTGAATGGACGGGAAGTTAAAGTAGCTGAGGATGTTCTTCATGATGGAAATCTCAAGGAGGAGCAAGACCTTAATGGTTATCGTCCTAAGCCTCTGGGTGATGCTAGTTCAAATGGTGGTCCCGAGAAAATTGATGGATCAGAAAAGCCTCTTACTGTTGATACAGGAAGAGATGCTGAATGTGAAGATTTCTTTGATCCTCAAGACTCAATGAGCTCTGTGAGTAATACTGAATTTGATGATAGCAATGGTCTTGATCGTTCATGGAAGCCAAGTACTCCTCAAGGGGAGTTTTTTGATGCATTTGAAGGTACCTTGTTGACTGCAATAAGTACTTGGTATAGCTAACTTGATTATGCCTTATCTACATTAATGCATTTCAAGCTTCCTTATTGACTGcgataaatatttgttatatcTGAGTTGCAGTCCTGTTGATAATTTGCAACTGAAGCACTTCTTTTCCTTTCATGTAGAAATCTCCAGTGAAGGAGCTCTGTCTGGTTGTCAAAATATTCAGGAGGAGCTGCAGGACATGAGGCTTACTATGTCGTTGGAAATTGAGAAGAGGAAGCAAGCTGAGGAAGCCTTTGAAAACTTGCAAAACCAGTGGCACAGGCTGAGCCATCAGCTCTCACTTGTGGGATTGAAACTTGCTGCCCCTCGAACTATCTCAGAAGAGAGGGACATGCTGTCATCTATTGATCCTGTGTCTGAACTTTGCCAACAAGTTATTATTGCTCGAGCAGTGGCTGCTTCTATTGGAAGAGGTTGTTGCCGGGCTGAGATTGAGCTAAAGTTGGAGTCTCAGATTGAATTAAAAAACTTTGAGATTGCCAGG is a window of Dioscorea cayenensis subsp. rotundata cultivar TDr96_F1 chromosome 5, TDr96_F1_v2_PseudoChromosome.rev07_lg8_w22 25.fasta, whole genome shotgun sequence DNA encoding:
- the LOC120261259 gene encoding uncharacterized protein LOC120261259, with translation MPTFTAITLDRLLEPGSRNTAPKPPPAPVKVVRPVPSSSEKKSISRPVVSPALYATPEATPLPDSPSFFSPSPYIINHKRRGPRLIKSHSRNTVIGCQPQLDGEKVEVVNGREVKVAEDVLHDGNLKEEQDLNGYRPKPLGDASSNGGPEKIDGSEKPLTVDTGRDAECEDFFDPQDSMSSVSNTEFDDSNGLDRSWKPSTPQGEFFDAFEEISSEGALSGCQNIQEELQDMRLTMSLEIEKRKQAEEAFENLQNQWHRLSHQLSLVGLKLAAPRTISEERDMLSSIDPVSELCQQVIIARAVAASIGRGCCRAEIELKLESQIELKNFEIARLSDRLQYYEAANREMSQRNQEAVERAREQRLKRKRRQKWLWSSIGLALTIGAASLAWSYFPASKPGHLEGDAEGSHED